A genomic window from Glycine max cultivar Williams 82 chromosome 17, Glycine_max_v4.0, whole genome shotgun sequence includes:
- the PM16 gene encoding seed maturation protein, translated as MQSSKEKMKNMASAAKEQVDIYKAKIDEKAEKATARTEEERVIAHEHAKAKEAGAKMELHEAKARHAAEKLSANQSHYGLHHGHNNPPLVGTTQTHYQQGHQHQPLGAVPMPGTTYPSYPLGGNPNPPRNKHI; from the exons ATGCAATCCtcaaaggagaagatgaaaaACATGGCAAGTGCTGCCAAGGAACAAGTCGACATCTATAAAGCCAAAATAGACGAGAAG GCAGAGAAAGCAACGGCAAGAACAGAAGAGGAGAGGGTGATAGCCCATGAGCACGCAAAGGCAAAGGAAGCTGGAGCAAAGATGGAGCTGCATGAAGCTAAAGCAAGGCATGCAGCAGAGAAGCTAAGCGCCAACCAATCACATTATGGTCTCCACCATGGCCACAACAACCCTCCCTTAGTAGGAACAACTCAGACTCACTACCAGCAAGGGCACCAGCACCAGCCACTTGGGGCAGTTCCTATGCCTGGAACCACTTATCCATCTTATCCACTAGGAGGAAACCCTAACCCTCCAAGgaacaaacatatataa
- the LOC100782906 gene encoding ferredoxin C 2, chloroplastic, with translation MALPLLRIPGIPLAKQHQSFPSNTRRKATTAQAELETAVARTGGTGYQSPSVDVPTHKVIVHDRQRGIVHEFVVPEDQYILHTAEAQNITLPFACRHGCCTSCAVRIKNGKIRQPEALGISAELRDKGYALLCVGFPTSDVEVETQDEDEVYWLQFGRYFARGPVERDDYALELAMADE, from the exons atggcaCTTCCCCTTCTTCGAATCCCCGGGATTCCACTTGCCAAGCAACACCAATCATTCCCTTCCAATACCCGCCGCAAAGCCACGACGGCGCAGGCGGAGCTCGAGACAGCGGTGGCGCGGACGGGCGGAACCGGTTACCAGTCTCCGTCCGTCGATGTTCCCACGCATAAGGTCATAGTCCACGACAGACAACGAGGAATCGTTCACGAATTCGTCGTGCCTGAG GACCAGTATATATTACATACTGCTGAGGCCCAGAATATTACCCTTCCATTCGCCTGCAGGCATG GTTGTTGTACTAGCTGTGCTGTACGTATAAAGAATGGAAAGATTAGGCAACCAGAGGCACTAGGGATATCGGCCGAATTGAGAGACAAG GGTTATGCACTTCTTTGTGTGGGCTTCCCAACCTCTGATGTTGAAGTGGAAACTCAAGATGAAGATGAG GTATATTGGCTTCAATTTGGACGTTATTTTGCTCGAGGACCAGTG